Proteins co-encoded in one Brassica oleracea var. oleracea cultivar TO1000 chromosome C4, BOL, whole genome shotgun sequence genomic window:
- the LOC106336893 gene encoding pentatricopeptide repeat-containing protein At4g13650: MFLRSVSSSYILLLQTVPRHKLNTRCVLPTLCEIRRKTPVSGFRTSCAAVSVSLYEEEPFHEKETDSVESRGIRPNHQTFTWLLEGCLKRNGSLDEGRKLHGQILKLGFDNNASLSEKLLDLYLFKGDLNGAWKVFDEMPERTVFAWNKMIKELASRNLSGKALGLVSRMVNENVTPDEGTFAGIFEACRVGNVAFDIVEQIHARMIYQGLGNSTVVCNPLIDLCSRNGFVDLARKVFDGLRMKDHSSWVAMISGLSKNECEEDAIRLFCDMYILGIMPTPYALSSVLSACKKIQSFETGLQLHGLVLKLGFASDTYVCNALVSLYFYLGNLISAEHIFSNMSHRDAVTYNTLINGLSQCGYGEKAIELFKRMKLDGLEPDCNTLASLVIACSADETLSGGQQLHAYTTKLGFASDEKIEGALLNLYAKCSDIETALDYFLETEVENVVLWNVMLVAYGLLDDLRNSFRIFRQMQMEEIVPNQYTYPSILKTCIRLGDLELGEQIHCQIVKTSFQLNAYVCSVLIDMYSKLGKLDTARDILVRFAGKDVVSWTTMIAGYTQYNFNDKALATFRQMLDLGIRSDEVGFTNAISACAGLQSLKEGQQIHAQSCVSGFSFDLPLQNALVTLYSRCGKVEEAYLAFEQTEAGDNIAWNALVSGFQQSGNNEEALRVFARMKREGIDSNNFTFGSAVKAASETANMKQGKQVHAVITKTGYDSETEVCNALISMYAKCGSISDAKKQFLEASTRNEVSWNAIINAYSKHGFGSEALDVFDQMIRSNVRPNHVTFVGVLSACSHIGLVEKGIEYFESMNTKYGLAPKPEHYVCVVDMLTRAGLLTRAKEFIEEMPIDPDALVWRTLLSACVVHKNLEIGEFAARHLVELEPEDSATYVLLSNLYAVCKKWDARDQTRQKMKEKGVKKEPGQSWIEVRNTIHPFYVGDQNHPLADEIHEYFRDLTRRASEIGYVQDCFSLLNEAQQEAKDPAIFIHSEKLAISYGLLSLPSTMPVNVMKNLRVCNDCHDWIKFVSKVSNREIIVRDAYRFHHFEGGACSCKDYW, from the coding sequence AAAAGAAACTGATTCTGTGGAGAGCCGTGGGATTCGACCTAATCATCAGACTTTTACATGGCTTCTTGAGGGATGTTTGAAGAGAAACGGATCTTTAGATGAAGGGAGGAAGCTACATGGGCAGATTTTGAAGCTGGGTTTTGATAACAATGCTTCTTTGTCTGAAAAGCTTCTTGATTTGTATCTATTCAAAGGAGACTTAAATGGTGCCTGGAAAGTGTTTGATGAAATGCCTGAGAGAACAGTTTTTGCTTGGAATAAGATGATAAAGGAGTTAGCTTCCAGAAACTTGAGTGGGAAAGCGTTAGGTCTGGTTTCGAGAATGGTTAATGAGAATGTGACGCCTGATGAAGGCACCTTCGCTGGTATTTTTGAAGCATGCCGTGTTGGTAATGTTGCTTTTGATATAGTTGAGCAGATTCATGCAAGGATGATATATCAGGGTTTGGGGAATAGTACAGTTGTGTGTAATCCTTTGATTGATTTGTGCTCCAGAAATGGGTTTGTTGATCTAGCGAGAAAGGTTTTTGATGGATTACGTATGAAGGATCACAGTTCTTGGGTTGCAATGATATCAGGGCTGTCGAAAAATGAATGTGAAGAAGATGCAATTAGATTGTTCTGCGATATGTATATCTTAGGTATCATGCCAACGCCCTACGCCTTGTCAAGTGTTTTAAGTGCGTGTAAGAAGATACAATCTTTTGAGACCGGCCTGCAACTTCATGGGCTAGTATTGAAGTTAGGGTTTGCCTCTGACACTTACGTTTGCAATGCACTTGTGTCCTTATACTTTTATTTGGGAAATTTGATATCAGCAGAACACATCTTCAGCAACATGTCACATCGAGATGCGGTTACTTACAACACTCTTATCAACGGGCTTTCTCAGTGCGGTTACGGCGAGAAAGCTATTGAATTGTTCAAAAGAATGAAGCTTGATGGGCTTGAACCAGACTGCAATACTCTTGCAAGCCTTGTGATTGCATGTTCAGCTGACGAAACTCTTTCCGGTGGACAACAGCTTCACGCTTACACAACCAAACTCGGTTTTGCTTCGGATGAGAAGATTGAAGGTGCGCTTCTTAATCTGTATGCAAAATGCTCTGATATTGAAACCGCCCTCGATTATTTCCTTGAGACTGAGGTTGAGAATGTAGTTCTGTGGAATGTCATGCTAGTTGCTTATGGGCTGTTAGACGATTTAAGAAACTCTTTTAGGATCTTCAGACAGATGCAGATGGAGGAAATCGTTCCAAATCAATATACCTACCCGAGTATTCTTAAAACTTGCATCCGTCTTGGGGATCTTGAGCTTGGGGAACAGATCCATTGTCAAATAGTAAAAACAAGCTTTCAGCTCAATGCCTATGTTTGTAGTGTGCTCATAGATATGTACTCAAAACTAGGAAAATTAGATACTGCCAGGGATATACTTGTAAGATTTGCTGGGAAAGATGTCGTGTCTTGGACGACGATGATTGCAGGTTACACGCAATACAACTTCAACGACAAAGCTTTAGCAACTTTCAGGCAGATGCTAGATCTTGGGATCCGGTCTGATGAAGTTGGATTCACAAATGCAATTAGCGCATGTGCTGGTCTTCAATCTTTAAAGGAAGGACAGCAGATTCATGCTCAGTCTTGTGTGTCTGGTTTCTCATTTGACCTGCCCCTTCAAAATGCACTGGTTACGCTTTATTCCAGATGCGGAAAAGTAGAGGAGGCGTATCTAGCTTTTGAACAAACTGAAGCTGGAGATAATATAGCATGGAACGCTCTGGTATCAGGGTTTCAGCAGAGCGGAAACAACGAGGAAGCGCTTCGTGTCTTTGCTCGAATGAAGAGAGAAGGAATCGACAGTAATAATTTCACGTTTGGGTCTGCTGTAAAAGCTGCTTCTGAGACGGCAAACATGAAACAAGGGAAGCAGGTGCATGCTGTGATCACCAAAACAGGATACGATTCAGAAACCGAAGTTTGTAATGCTTTGATCTCCATGTATGCCAAGTGTGGGAGCATTTCTGATGCAAAGAAGCAGTTCCTTGAAGCCTCCACGAGAAATGAAGTTTCTTGGAACGCGATTATTAATGCTTATTCTAAACACGGGTTTGGTTCTGAAGCGCTAGATGTTTTCGACCAGATGATCCGTTCAAATGTAAGGCCTAATCATGTGACATTTGTGGGAGTTCTATCAGCATGTAGCCATATAGGTCTTGTGGAAAAGGGAATTGAATACTTTGAATCCATGAACACAAAATATGGATTAGCTCCTAAGCCTGAACACTATGTGTGCGTAGTGGATATGCTAACACGAGCTGGTCTTTTGACCCGTGCGAAAGAGTTTATTGAGGAGATGCCTATTGATCCTGATGCTCTGGTCTGGAGAACGCTTTTGAGTGCTTGTGTTGTGCACAAGAACTTGGAGATAGGAGAGTTCGCTGCACGTCATCTGGTAGAGTTAGAGCCTGAAGACTCAGCAACATATGTACTTCTCTCGAATCTGTATGCTGTGTGCAAGAAATGGGACGCTAGGGATCAAACAAGACAGAAGATGAAAGAGAAGGGTGTGAAGAAAGAACCTGGACAAAGCTGGATTGAAGTTAGAAACACAATTCACCCTTTCTATGTTGGTGACCAGAATCATCCGTTGGCTGATGAAATACATGAATATTTCAGAGATCTTACCAGACGAGCATCTGAGATCGGGTATGTTCAAGACTGTTTCAGCCTCCTGAATGAAGCGCAGCAAGAGGCAAAAGATCCGGCGATCTTCATTCACAGTGAGAAACTAGCGATTTCGTATGGACTCCTTAGCTTGCCTTCTACAATGCCTGTAAATGTAATGAAGAACCTACGAGTTTGCAACGATTGCCATGACTGGATCAAGTTTGTATCAAAGGTTTCAAATCGAGAAATCATTGTGAGGGATGCCTATAGGTTTCATCATTTTGAAGGAGGTGCTTGTTCTTGTAAAGATTACTGGTAA